A stretch of DNA from Patescibacteria group bacterium:
CCGTGCCACCCTTAAATAATAATTTTTGAGCGTCCGGTAATTTATATAATTCCGATAAAAAGATATGCTGAAAATATTCCCTGACAATATTTGGGAATACTCCCATTTGATATTGTTTACCTAATTTTTCAAATGTTTCTATTGAAATCATCGTAGTGTGGATTTTATTATACTAATAAGCTTTGTATTGTCGAACAATTCTGCATAACGCAGTGCTTTTTCCGGATTAATTTTTTCTTTATTGAACCGAGAAATTGGTTTCTGCTTATTTTTAAGCCGTAAATAATTTACATCCACAAATGCTTTTTCGGCATTCGCGATATTAAAACTTAAACTTTGTTGTTTTTGAATCTCGTAACCAGTATAGGCAATTTTTTTTATCTTTCTGTAAGAAAAAACCTTTCCTAGTGTTTCAAATCTACGAGTAGCTTTTGTGGTGACTGAAGTAATCTCATAAACCGTTTCGGGAATCACGCCATGATAAGATAATGCAAATTCAAGAGAAATATAGGATGGACTGTAAAGTTTGTTAGCAATATAAACATCCGGAGGTAAGGCATCTGGGAAAACATAGGATCCTCGCTTAAGCTGCAAGATAAATCCTCTTTTTTTATATCTATGGAGCAAGGCAGATGAAGCAACAGTAGACACACCAAAAAGCGTCCGAATATCATTCGCACTAAATATATAGAGCTTTTTCTCCTTTATTTTAGAGGCAAAAATTGTCTGATTCACTAATTTGACCATATTGTCAATTTACCAAAACGTTTTAAAAAAGTCAATAGATTACTTAAATTAACTTATTTTCTTTAAAACTATAAATTTTATTTTTTGTAATAATAATGTGGTCTAAAACATCAATTCCCATTGTTTTACCCGCATCAACAATTCTTTTGGTGACCAATAAATCGTCTTCTGACGGTTCTGAATCCCCTGACGGATGATTATGAACCAAAATGACTGACGCGGAATTTTGTTTTAAGGCCTCTTGAAAAATTTCACGCGGATGAACCAAGCTTGCGTTTAAAGTTCCAATAAACATCGGTTTTTTGAAAATCATTTCATTTCGCGCATTCAAATAAATTACCATAAAATGTTCTCTTGTCTTATCTCGCAAATAAACTGC
This window harbors:
- the radC gene encoding DNA repair protein RadC — translated: MKIKDIPKIERPREKLIAKSASNLKDEELLAILLGTGIKGKNVIEVAKQILQKYSKRKLLKMQYSDLAKIKGIGPAKACIILSAMELTKRALNIQEETLPKIESAQDVLAQAVYLRDKTREHFMVIYLNARNEMIFKKPMFIGTLNASLVHPREIFQEALKQNSASVILVHNHPSGDSEPSEDDLLVTKRIVDAGKTMGIDVLDHIIITKNKIYSFKENKLI